A region of the Epinephelus fuscoguttatus linkage group LG13, E.fuscoguttatus.final_Chr_v1 genome:
AAGTTTATGAGGAAAaaagtaaatgtgtttttaatcctCAGCAGCACGTGCAACAATGAGGGAGCCTGAGCCCTTAGATATGCCACCCCGGGGGCAGGCTCTATACTTAAGGCTTACAACAGCCTCATTATCTCCCTCAACTCACATCAGATCCTAGCAGCAGTTTGTCACAGGCAGGCTCCTCTCTGCCAGTAGGCATCAGACCAATCCTCCTGCAACACTACTGTACATAATTGCCATATGGACAGCATTTTGAGCCAGACTGAAGACTAAAAAGCCCTCCAGGCAGATTCCCCAGATAactaaatgaatattttatctCATTTCCATCTAATTTGCACCACATTATTATACAGAACTGaaatttttaattaattgataGAACAGATCAAACACAGGTTTACACTTTGATTTTCGGGAGCTGTTATTTTGATAATTTGCATGACTTTTTTCCCATGCCAAGCTTTTTAATCTCCCAGAATTTCAGCATCTCTATATAGAAACACTATAATAAAACATACTGCAAATTAATAACTGTCAGCGCACATGAAATGCTTGTCTTGGTTGTGTGAGCAGTTCCAGTGAGAAGTCCTTTTACCTGCCACCCCactgattaattaatttcacactgTTTAATTAAATCCACAGTCTGGGGAGTCTGGGCAGCACCGTGGGGAGCCCTATCTGAGCCTTGTGTGTACAGAGATTACTAAAGAAGGTCTCAGACACCCCGCTCTCTCACTGATGTTGACACTGACGTCACCCTTCTCTGGATACCGGAGCATGATTGTGTCAGTGTCATCTGGCAGTTGTGAGCTTTTACTGCTGGGGATATGATAGCGCAGCACCATTTGTTGATTATCTGCTGGCATTTACATTAACTAAGGAGACTGGAGCATTTGACAGCATTTGACTCAAATTAGTATTTGACAGAGGCGTCTGATGAAGTCTGCTGCTGCGGTATGCAAACCTTGGATTTCCATTAAGTCATTTAACtgtacaaataaaattaaagccATCTAAtgtgctgtaaaaaaaataatggaaatgttttaaaaaagagtctaaaaaacacaaaatgagaaGAAATAGGAGGACCAAACTGGACAGATTCaaaaatatgtacatacatatacataaatgGACCCTGTTGTGCGAGATCAAACAAAAGTGCAAACTGGCGTTAGCACAAATGAGCATATTGAACTCTCATATCCTGTCCAACAAAGCTGTATCCAACAGTCAAAgcctgagagacacagagacactgtctCTCTTATGTCAGAACAGAGAGAGGTGCACAAGTGTGCGGCGCAGCAGGCAATATGACTGTGTGGGCTGGAAAGCACGCATGTTACTCTCTCTGTTCTcttgaaacatatttttggcacCTCTAATCACAAACACATTCCGAGTCAGATGGCTCAAATTTGCCTTTACAGTACAACTTTGAAATGATTTGATTCGTGGCTAAATATACAGTTTTGATATATGTACACACGAATATTTGAAAGGATTACATTAATTCTTGCTAATCTGTCATAATAACAAACCCTAAACCTGATTCTTACTGTCATTTGCTCAATCTAGCGTTTGTGTGTGGAGGAAAGCAAAGATAATCGATTAGGTACATAAAGATGGCAGCCTGCtggtgtgatgtgatgtgatgtggaACCAGTGTTTCCTTGTGCTCTCTATTTGATGTGCCAAGAGCTATTAGAGCAGCAAACACTTTGCACAGTGGTGCTCCTATGAAAAAGTGTAGGCCAAGATAGAAaaccaaattgttatttttgtatatgtgatttcattttaaattataaaagtTTAACTGCATTTATCAAAATCCTTAATTGAAAAATggagtgtgggtttttttgtgatcaGTGTTTTATTGACACTATTCATTCAATACAGGTATATTACTGATACAGAGTAGCTTTCAAATGGTGTGAACAGTCCCTCTCCCACCCACACTCACCCACATAACGCCCTCCCGACACCCCTTCAACCCCTTGCAGTCTCTATTCAAATTAAACACATCACACTTTGCTAGTGGAGCACTGATTCCTGAGGCACTGAGATTATTAAGGTTGGAAATCTATGATGCTGCATCGCTCCAAAAAAGCTGAGAGTTGAGGACTTTGCTTTGTTGATCCTTGCTGTGGATAGTTCAAGCAGCACTATATCACGAAAAGAAGCTAACCACTGACGAATGCTGAGCGAGTGAGGAGGGAGCCAGCGTCGGGCTATCGTTTTCTCGGTTGTGGTTAAGTAAGCAAGCCAGATTTTTCCCTCTGCCTTTCAAACAAGTTGAATTTAGAATCATCATTTACTAACAGAACAGCTGGGTCTGTAGGGATTTCATGCCCAATCCTGTTGCTTTAACCCAAAATTCATACACTTTTTCACATAGCGTAAGGAAGTTCTAATTTTTTCAGGCTGGCAGAAAGAGCAAGAAGGGTGAAGAGTAGCTTGAGTGATGTATTCCTCTGAGGGGTCTAATGTGTCTTATGCCATATGCTGAAATGGATTGACTGAAGGTTTGGGTTCTTTGAACttctaaaaaatattgtttcaaACTGCATCCCAATCAATTGTGTTTTCCTCAGAGGTTCAAAATTTCTCCCATTTTCTAACTATTGGAAGTTCTCCTACAAATGCATCTGTTGGATTGGCATAGATCCCAGACACCACTCTTCAGAGGGGGGGAATCACAGATCCAATTAATGACTGGGTGTGCCTCAAGACCTTTTCCCAGTGGGGCTACGTAacatttaaaggttctgtatgtaactttcagaAAGTCCTTGGTAGTGACACCTCTCTGAGGCTGTTAAGGGAACTGCAGTCAGCATCCCCCGTAGCCAAGAGCGAACACCTGCTTCAGCCACAATGGTGACACACACAAGATTGATATAGGCTACTTTATGCTCCCAGATTTCATTTGGACCATTAATTTCATGATAGTAACTAGCTTGTCATTTGCAAATTACTTTATCAGCTGACATTACAAAGCAACCAACAGATCCTTGCAGCATAGCTTTACATCTAGCTAGGCTAACCCCAGCTTACAGTTGTTAGCCGCCCAGTTAGCTGTAACTTAGCTTAGCTGCATGGATCTGGTTGCTTCGTAGCGTAAATGAAGTCATTTACAAACCAGGCCCGGGAGGCTGGATGAATTAGAAATAGAAATATTATTGTGCTTCATTTGCTAACTAGCCATTTGCCTGCATAAGGCAAGCCAACAAACACTAACATTAGCCTGCTAAAACtgcaatatcacaatatatttcacatgtcagtgtttcctcagggaTTTTTTTAGCACCATGGGCTCTGAGTTTATGATATGAGGCACTAAATTTGATCAATtcactgtttatcagaccacaaatgagacgaGAATCAGCTAGCAAACCCTGTGGTACTTCCCCATCACTTGCCACCACTCGCAGCCAAACACTGATGGCAGCTCCGGAAATGGACCCAGCTGATGTAACAACTCGAATTCAGCGATGTAAGTGAAGGCCCACCTCTGAGCTGCCTCTGCAAAATGCATAACGGAAACATAGCATTTGTGGAGTGCCAGTCGTTCATTGACGCTGGTGGACACCTTTGctaagctaactttagctactgTTGTACACTGTAGCAGAGCTGAAGACAGATGCAGCaagctgttgggagaagtttgctttgagggctttctgccagaaaaggATTTCTTATTGAAGATTTATCACATCCTTTGGATTGTCCAAGAAATTCGGCCCGAGTCCTTCAAGAAAGTCCTTCAAGAAAATCGAGGTAGGTCTCAGTTTTTAAGTTACGTTACAATCTGTTCCCTCATTTtcgattaaaaaaacaattaatacaTGTAAAGAAAAcccacatacagaacctttaagagCAGAGCGATAacatagaaaaaagaaaaacgagGTCCCTGGGATATTAACTCTTAAGTGATCGAAGGTTAAAAGACCTTTTGAGTTGTACATGCGGTaaataagatattttttaatgtcacgtgcttgaaaaaatatttgttacTATAATTACACCCAGTACTTTTTGAAAAGTTTAATTAGCTTTAGAAAATATCACAAGGTCTTGTTCCTATTACACGTTTTTGTAAGCATCACAAACATCCCAAGCATTCACATGCTTTTATTCAAACAAACAACTGAATCTTCAAACAGTTGAGGGCTGTGCTCTTTACTTAGACAAGATAAACTTTTAATAGGCATTCTGGCGCTGGGTATGAAGACAGTTTTGCAGACTGATACAGCATTAGCTGGGAGAACAGCGCTCTATTTGTGCTTGCCTTGTCCTGTGACAGGAAGACCTATCAGGTGCTCATCTCTACCCCCCCACCCGCCCCCCCAACACCCCCCTCCcatccccctctcctcctgaCCTCATTCTGTCATCTTCGTTTTCCTTCTTCCCCACTCTCAGGTCTTTTATAAAGTGTCTCCATGCATTACACATTTAACAATGCATTAAAAATAGGCCACCATCAATCAGTCATTCAGTGGCAGAGACAGAATCTACTTGTGGCACCAATTTGATTTGTTTCTCAAGGTTCAAGAACGAAAGCAGCGCTATAAACTCTTTGTGTACAAGAAACTTAACAGAGATGAAAACATGCATGTTATGTGCTAATAATACACCGTACCCCATAAAACCCCAGCGTAATAATTCTGAATTCCCATTTGCTTGATTTCATATGGCACAGTGTCTTTCCAGAATCCAGAAACAGAATCAGAATAATACATATGCAGGCGGTAAGCTGTGACAAGATTTCTGTTGATGGCTGCCAGGTTAACATCGTGCCCAAAACAGTGATTTGAGAACGGTGATGCATGATACAGGATAGGTACTAGGTAAAATCTGATGTAATGGTTGGGAGTGAGTCAAGCCCCGAGGGCAAATAGTCTGAACAGTCTGACTCCAGGTTGCTCATACCAAAGCAGATGTTCAACTGACGACAGCAGTACAAAAGACAGCACTTCATGTTATTCACAAGGTATTTTATATCATTAGGACGATGTGTCATGGTTGCTGAGCTACCAGTACAGCTGCTTTGGTATCAGCTTTGATaaccatatatatatttaataaagcAAGACTTAAGAACTCACAAAGTATTTTCACCGAGTTTTGTTAACACAGTGAGGTGTTCTCCTACTCAGGTGGAGGTGTGGAAGTCTGCTTGTGAGCTTTGAtgttgctgctctgctctgagaCTTGATCCTGCGTTCTGGACTTCAAAACAGACTGCACCTCGTCATGGGTAACAGCTTGAAGAGGTAGACACCAACTGCACAGACATGCCTGACGgaccacacgcacacacaaaagacatttggtcagagaacaacaaacatttaCCATCAGCTTTACGTGATGAAAACGGCACATTATGAGGTTTATCTGTGTGTGGAGTGTATCTGAGTGGGATGCATTTGTATGTCTTTGAATAATGACCTACAGTAAAAGCCTTGTTGCTTCAGTGCCGAATTCAGAGAGGGTATAACAGAAAGCTGTTCTGCTTTATTTCTCTGTGTAGAGACATTTGTTGAGAGCAGTCTCGAGTCTGGATTGTCTTTTAATTAAAGAAGGGATAtattaaaaagggaaaatgcATTCAATaaagtgtaaaataaataaataaatgcgaTATAAAGACATTATTGCAGGGGGAGAGTAGTTCTTCATGCGCTGTGGTGCACACAAACTCAGTGACAGCCCAAACAAATCAAAGTATGTTTTAGACATGTCCTTCTGAGCTAGTAAtacaataaaggcttttaaaGAAATTTTCCCTTGAAAATTGCCTTGAAGccatgttttcttcttcctcataaCACATCGCTCTGATTCAGTGACAAACTGTCTGGTAGATTGCCaagtgtctatttttttttttttttcgttttctTCTTCAGACGATGTTTTTCCAGACCATTTTCACTTATTACCCCCTCGGGTCATTGCTCGCTCCGGTCTGGCCATTTTACAGACATGACTCCATATGTCCTTGATGACACATATGATAGCTCATCCAATGAGGATCACAATGCGTTCACCCCCACTAGATTTGTCTAAAAGTGAATTGTGCCCTACTTAGGAAAAactagggggaaaaaaaacaaagagtgcATGACAGTGTCTTACcttgaaacattttttaaatctcttgcTGACGATGTACAAAGCAATGGGGTTGATGCACGAGTTGAGTGATGCCATATTAATGCCAAAATAGTCCAGGACAAGAAAGACACTGGAAAAAGATGATAGATATTTGTGAGACAAAGGGCACAGACCAGGTGCTAAACAATGAAAGAAAGGGTGCTAAATTCTTAATGCTCACCTCAGTAGCTGACACCGATTCGGGTCTTTTTCATCATATATGGTTAATTTCAAGATTCGGCTCAGGTAGAGTGGCAACCAGCAAAGAGCAAACACAATCACCAGGCAGAAGACGGTCTTTGCGACTTCTCGTCTCTTAAAAAGAAGAGATTTGATCAATGTTAGAGATGATGTTGCACCAGAATATGAGAAAGGTGCAAAAAAAAGAGTTGTGCTTCAagtaacaaaatgatcatttgtatgcCTGTATTACATTGAATTCAAttagaaaacagtttttcttgcatgccttaacagtgaacaaagaatccagaAACTTCTTAACGAATATAACAGAAGCAAAACTATgccaaaacatccatttacaaactctcacacaactcctgcagtataatccaagcccCATTTCCCCAACATTATAGCTAACATCTTACTATTCAAAACACCTATGCATCAGAGCTGCATGCCTGGGCTAGCGCGTGCAATTACACTCCGCTCAGTCATTCCACCGTGCAGAGTCAAAATGCACGTGCTCTCCCAGGTGTGCTACTGATTCATATGTGTGCCTGTTGATGCATAAGCTTTTTAAATAGtgaggttttagtgaaaatgcatgtgtttggggagTGCtcagcatacaactggataaatgagacttgggtgATAGTGCACGAGATGTGGAAGAGTTTCTAAgacaatgttttgatgtagttttgctgtgtATAAACGTGGCCCCTTCTACtgaaattcatcaagaattttctgttttgggattctttgttcaccgtagaggcatgcaagaaaaacttttcctcacaaattcagcATAACACAGGCCGactaattgatacacaaattatcattttgtgggtaaagtattcctttaaaaccaATTACCTGCTTGGTGTAGTCGCTTAATGTATTCTCAGTGTTTCGCAGCATTTTCCTGGTCATCAGCGCGTAAAAGACGGCGGTCCAAgccagtggcatgcaaaagtagAATCCAAAGAGCCACCAGTCCTTTactgatttataaaactgttGATTAAACATGACAGAAGCCCACAGTCAGTCAGTGCAGCGGATGACACGATGATGCCCAGTTGCCACGTTATGGCATGTACAAAACAATATCTGACAGACACATCTATAGGTTTCCACGGACGTCTACAAGAATGTGTGGGCATCTGATGAAGTTTTTGAGTAATAACACGAGAGCAGTTATTCATTTCATTGGCTGCCAACGCTTAGAAATATTGCTATATGTTAGGTATTAAAAGAGAAACCAAACACAtgttgatctgtttgttttatccTGTTGCACTGACCGGTGACTATTACAGTACCTGCATGAATGACGAGGTTTGCATGGGATGAAGCAGACATATTCTCAGATGCTTGTCTTTATAGTCCATTGTTATCATATCAAAGCCGACAACTTCAGGCACAGCCAGCAGGATAGAAATAACCCAAATCAGAGTTATTTCAATTGCTGTCCACAATGAAACCCCAATGCCTTTGATTCGATTCCAGGATACTACAGCCCGGTATCTGCAAAATCAATGAGAAAATGTTATGGCTTGAGGGACTTTTTGTCTGAaataataatacttttttttcagttaaagAACATTTCAAGGGCTAATACTAAACAAATCTATCCGCATGATGAAATACAGATAGCAGCCAGCAAACAGTGTTTTCTTGTAGGGCACAGGACAGTGCTGCTTATCTCCGTACCTGTCAACACTCAAAGCACATAAGCTCAACACAGTAATTCCGACAGAGGTTTTCTGTATGAAGGGGACGAGTTTGCACAGCGCCAAACCGAACGGCCAATCTTCTGCCATGagctgaagggaaaaaaaaacaacagaacattttcagtgagaaagaaaaaacccACCCACAATCAATTCAAGGTGAGATTGAAGTTTTAAAAATGGATAAAAAGAGCAGAGAACAGGATAGGGTTCAACAGTGTTTTCTCATTGTAATTGTAACACAGCGCGAGGTGAACAACTCACCCTGTATGCGTTGATTGGAATGTCTATCACAATGTGGATTAGATCCCCCAGAGCAAGACTCGCAATGAGAATGTTTGGGCCACTTCTCATGCATTTGTTTACATATATGATTTTCAGTAAGGCCGAATTTCCCAGTATTCcaacgacaaaaacaacaacagacaccACCGTATGGACATATTTGAAGGCAACTCTGATTCCAGCTGACTCCAGGCACATAGGAGGGTGTGGGGTTTTCGGTCTGGCTACTTGGGGTGGATGAATTGAGCTGTTGGATTTCTGTTTTTCCAGTATTAAAAGACCAGGGGAGGCCGTTTGAGAGAGTTCAATTACAGGGAACGGCTCTGAATGCTGATCACTGGCCTCTCCTCCGATGAGAATATTTCCCAAACAAAGAACGAGAGCAACGGTCCACATTGTTGATGGTTTCCTCAAAAGGCCCTGAAATGTTTTCGCCGGCACTGGAGTGAAAATGAGAGTGAAAATAATTAGCGCAGCATCTCAGCCTTGAGATTTGCATCAAAGCATTTAGGTGAGGTAAAGGATTCATTTAATTCACTGATCAaaaggcaacaataaaaaaagaaaacagcactgATACAATATGATACACTGAATTATGCCAGCTTACCTTCAGATGCATGCACGTAAACTCTGCATGAAATGAGTCTCTAATACCTGAAGAATGGGCTGTATATTCAACACAAAGCACTGCTATACTACTACTGTGTTGCGGCGCCTGCTATAAATGTAAAAACCCTGCAGAGGGAAATCAGGGATTTATAGACTAAGGTATTGTTGTCAGCATTAGTCATCGATCTGTCAGTAGTGACTGTAATTACTTCCCTTGATGCATCATCCTCAATGAAAGGATGGCATTGAAGTGAACTGTCTGTTATCACAGAGTGAAATCATTTTATAGGCTTCAGAAGGGATATTATGTTACCGTTGTTTCCCACTCTAAAAAGTTGGTCGTTGTCTTGTTTGACATAAAACTTCCACACATAATATTAACGACCCAACTGCCAGaacaaatgttggcactgtacgtcCCTGCAAGCCACAGATATGtttaatttgtagcttctttcatatatgttgaaactttatgtttttggttttttttacatttcaattttcagttttatgctgtggttaatgtgtggttttgTTTAGGCTAGGAAACAAtatgtttgggcttaaaattCCCAATTGGGTTGCTTTGTTTTACCTTTGTTTGTCCagctttgttgtccttgttcctAAAGTGCCATGCTATTGTTCACACAACCCAAAAATTCCAAAGCCCCTGAAAAATGCCCCATTGGACTGAAAGCCCATTTCAGCCCATTACAGCCCATTATCCCCAGGCCGGGAGCCCCCCTCCCCCTGACGGGCCCAGGCCGGCCCGGTCAGATAtgacgttttttgttttgttttttaaagctatgatttgataatgttataggctatgtattgtagcgaccctgcagtaaatgttctgttataatgtcaatgttctgtgagttaatggcatgtttgggattgaatgaggtgcggggtgcgagtgtgacggggatgaggAGGGCTGTGCGAGTgcgcgtgctggtgtgtgtatgagcgagctggaggagagagcaggagtgcacagatgGAGTTACAactaagttgttgtttgttggttgttttggtgtggttacggccaacagtaacctgtactgttcagtaataaacggtggtttaaTTGCAGAATAACTGcatcatcctttccacacgtcctggcggacgctacaatattataaaaaataaaattaaaccacactttgtatgacacataaaattacaacaaacttagttacaatgttgcaacattgtgCGCGCacgcacagcccttcaccacctggatcctaaaataaacacctgttttattacataatcatgcttccgtgttgtgccattcattaagatcctatatttctgtcattcaaataacaagaattgtggtttaatactcttaactataacagccaacttattgaaaaatgtcgggtttaaatcgggctcgggcccataattacagttaattggacgggaCGGGCCAGTCATAACGCGCACAGGCTCAGGCTGGGTCGgactggattttttgggcccgatctaagcgcTAGCGCATTGCTCCGAAGACCAGTTtattcaaaaatacacattcttTGCGgttagtttttgttttgcagaagcatttgagccaccaaatACAAATGTTTATATTGACCCATTGTGGTTTCTTCCCAGTCATGTTTGAGCCACTGAACCTGGGTGTGTTTCACCAacccatccctgcttttccagcggcttttgtgttaccaaacatgggtgttttacaCCAAAACGTGACCTTTTctgaaccataaccaagtgttttttgcatACATCTAAGCACACCATCACCACAATATTGTTGAGAAACAATAAGTTACTTTcatatatgttgaaactttacatttctttcttgcatttcaattttcagttttctgctgtaacaacactgtggtttttGTTTCCTTGCCCACTTGGTTCGGCAAGGAAAACATTatgttttggctaaaaatacccagttttggttgCCTGTTTTACCTTTATTTGTCCAGCTTTGTTGTCCTTGCTCCTAAagtgccatgccattgttcccACAGCCCAAATTTCCAAAGCCCCTGAAAAATGCCCCACTGGACTGAAAGCCCATTTCAGCCCGTTACAGCCCATTATCCCAAAGACAAACGCCCTTTGCTCCGAAGTCCCGTTTATTCAAAAATATACATTCTTTGCAGTTAGTTTTTGTTTCCCAGAAACATTTGAGCCACCAATAATGGACCAACCCATTGTGTTTATTCCCAGTGGTGTTTAAGCTACCGAACCTGGGTGTGTTTCATCAacccatccctgcttttccagtggcttttgtgctaccaaacaacagtgtgttatgccaaaacatgaccttttcaagtgttttttgtgcctaaatctaaccacgcCATCACCACAGTATTGTTGAGAAACAACAAGTTgcaacaaaataatgtacaaatgtacatatccatggtttacagagatgaacaatacaaacattttttctaGGGATGGGTTGTCTAATTGTCAGAAGTGTGTATTTTTCAAAGAAATGGGACTTCAGTGCAATGAGcagctgctggagaaatgagCGCGggtcaaattccttgtatgtgcacACATCTTTGCCCAGTAAAGGTGAGTCTTATTCACAAACGcggctggaaatgtccagaCATCTcgttaaaaaatacagtgttgTTGCCACAGACATGGCTGCAAATGTCACTGCTCTCGAACATTGCTCTGTAGCATGGCAGCCGTTGTGCCAAGTCTCACACCTCTCACCATCCCATCCTCTTCCTGATAGGAAACTCAGCTTATATACATGTGATCTGAACTACACCACTTTAggaatgttgatatgatacgcaTGAAACTTACAAATGTATCATatccctggtttgcagaaacatattatgccaacattttattctggcgactgggctgatctaaatgtaaaatgtctATTTTAGTGAAGAAAGGGGACTTTTTTTGTTTCGCTTGAAGCCACAGAGACTCTATCACTAAACTTAGAAGTCATCATTAGTGAATGTGATGGGAACAGAAAAACTGTCTACTGCGACTATATGACATTTTGGATGTACATGAGTTTGATGCAAAACTACTGCCGGGCAACTGCacttgaacaaaaacaaaaaatgatacAAATGAAACCGTGCAATATTCA
Encoded here:
- the LOC125899224 gene encoding endothelin receptor type B-like yields the protein MWTVALVLCLGNILIGGEASDQHSEPFPVIELSQTASPGLLILEKQKSNSSIHPPQVARPKTPHPPMCLESAGIRVAFKYVHTVVSVVVFVVGILGNSALLKIIYVNKCMRSGPNILIASLALGDLIHIVIDIPINAYRLMAEDWPFGLALCKLVPFIQKTSVGITVLSLCALSVDRYRAVVSWNRIKGIGVSLWTAIEITLIWVISILLAVPEVVGFDMITMDYKDKHLRICLLHPMQTSSFMQFYKSVKDWWLFGFYFCMPLAWTAVFYALMTRKMLRNTENTLSDYTKQRREVAKTVFCLVIVFALCWLPLYLSRILKLTIYDEKDPNRCQLLSVFLVLDYFGINMASLNSCINPIALYIVSKRFKKCFKACLCSWCLPLQAVTHDEVQSVLKSRTQDQVSEQSSNIKAHKQTSTPPPE